A region of Anopheles merus strain MAF chromosome 2R, AmerM5.1, whole genome shotgun sequence DNA encodes the following proteins:
- the LOC121588752 gene encoding gustatory receptor for bitter taste 66a-like: protein MQPIKSFYLFSKLFGLCPYPLDPTVPVNTRASYVKQLLPTYTVLLLYSSCLVSIFWQSGNTSDISNAANWIQFIPNSFAYVFSLVFAIRHRTMANEILTTFAIADDKLRTQFGISFTMPNVKMRRVSILACIVTMTCGSTIGALTYLIGVNWNRIWTLLYWIAFCMPKFGLLLFSFQFAGCILYLSDRAMLLLRGMNNFPVGVENLALQPQTHGHGPQYKTLNMAMGGNHLPSMHEGKLNRLTTLATIKIRAISPLDSIQHIREVVELLQDLSVKINHCFGKQAIFSLLSAFTCVTVQLYYMLNHIKSGFTASRSEIYALASCSLLFLHGIEFWSLFTSGENVRLKWKKVINFLFFMKSKSADDDFRTKVDDLISFMVTNPLEFNAYGLFPIDLSVLTGIASSITTYLIVLIQFKISEEQSSGYDDDSDEKSQIQYSAH from the exons ATGCAGCCGATCAAATCGTTCTACCTGTTCTCGAAGCTGTTCGGGCTGTGCCCGTACCCGCTCGATCCGACCGTACCGGTCAACACGCGGGCCAGCTACGTGAAGCAGCTGCTGCCAACGTacacggtgctgctgctgtactcTTCCTGCCTGGTGAGCATCTTCTGGCAGAGTGGCAACACGTCCGACATTTCCAACGCCGCTAATTGGATACAG TTCATACCCAACTCATTCGCGTACGTCTTTTCGCTCGTCTTTGCCATCCGGCATCGCACGATGGCGAACGAAATTTTGACCACCTTCGCCATTGCCGACGATAAGCTGCGAACGCAGTTTGGCATTTCCTTCACGATGCCAAACGTCAAAATGAGACGCGTATCCATCCTGGCTTGCATCG TCACCATGACCTGCGGCAGTACCATCGGGGCGCTCACTTATTTGATCGGAGTTAATTGGAATCGTATATGGACGTTGCTTTATTGGATCGCCTTCTGTATGCCAAAG TTTGGATTGCTTCTGTTCAGTTTCCAGTTCGCCGGCTGTATCCTGTACCTGTCGGACCGggccatgctgctgctgagagGCATGAA CAATTTTCCGGTCGGTGTGGAAAACCTCGCCCTGCAGCCGCAAACCCACGGCCACGGACCGCAGTACAAAACGCTCAACATGGCGATGGGCGGCAACCATCTGCCGAGCATGCACGAGGGCAAGCTGAACCGGCTGACCACGCTCGCGACCATCAAGATCCGCGCCATCAGCCCGCTCGACTCGATCCAGCACATCCGCGAGGTGGTCGAGCTGCTGCAGGACCTGTCGGTCAAGATAAACCACTGCTTCGGCAAGCAGGCCATCTTCTCGCTGCTGTCCGCGTTCACCTGCGTCACGGTGCAGCTGTACTACATGCTGAACCACATCAAGTCCGGCTTCACCGCGTCCCGGTCCGAGATCTATGCGCTCGCGTCCTGCAGCCTGCTGTTTCTGCACGGCATCGAGTTTTGGTCGCTGTTTACCAGCGGCGAGAACGTGCGGCTCAAGTGGAAAAAGGTGATCAATTTCCTGTTCTTCATGAAGTCCAAATCGGCCGACGATGACTTTCGCACCAAG GTGGACGATCTGATTTCGTTCATGGTGACGAATCCGCTCGAGTTCAATGCGTACGGTCTGTTTCCCATCGATCTGTCGGTACTGACGGGG ATTGCTTCCTCCATCACAACGTACCTGATCGTGCTGATACAGTTCAAAATATCCGAGGAGCAGTCCAGCGGCTATGACGATGATTCGGACGAGAAAAGTCAGATTCAGTATTCAGCACACTAG